In a genomic window of Gossypium arboreum isolate Shixiya-1 chromosome 7, ASM2569848v2, whole genome shotgun sequence:
- the LOC108484541 gene encoding uncharacterized protein LOC108484541, whose product MQNGSSELSFCPSFNIYSSDNNNLVDIADTVSRNFKNDAVTGDEEFEFVNTLSENPEMSSSSFPIFNRRDGDNVEQAIRIPLRDLFIGDRDIPFSLSSSSSEADELGGLPADTYCVWKPKQSPESSPNSCKKSTSAGSSSSSKRWRFIKDLLKRSNSAGNVSSSSSFSFLNLDKNEEKVNEKTAKATTKVKRDEKSPAAKSFYVGNKVLKEGDKRRSYLPYRQDLVGIFSNIKV is encoded by the coding sequence ATGCAGAACGGCAGCTCGGAATTGTCGTTTTGTCCCAGCTTTAACATCTATTCCTCCGATAACAATAATCTCGTTGATATCGCCGATACCGTTAGCCGGAATTTCAAAAACGACGCCGTTACTGGAGATGAAGAATTCGAGTTCGTTAATACTCTTTCCGAGAATCCTGAAATGTCCTCTTCGTCGTTTCCAATCTTCAACCGCAGGGATGGTGATAACGTGGAACAAGCTATCCGGATTCCGTTGAGAGATCTTTTCATCGGCGACAGAGATATTCCGTTTTCATTGTCGTCATCTTCGTCGGAGGCGGATGAGCTTGGAGGATTGCCAGCTGATACCTACTGCGTTTGGAAACCGAAACAATCGCCGGAATCGTCACCGAACAGTTGTAAGAAGAGTACGTCGGCGGGATCATCATCTTCTTCGAAACGGTGGCGTTTCATTAAGGATTTGCTTAAGAGAAGTAACAGCGCAGGCAACGTCTCGTCTTCTTCGTCATTTTCGTTTTTGAATTTAGATAAAAACGAAGAAAAAGTGAATGAAAAAACAGCAAAGGCGACGACGAAGGTGAAGAGAGATGAGAAATCGCCGGCGGCTAAAAGTTTCTACGTCGGAAATAAAGTGTTGAAGGAAGGAGATAAACGACGGTCGTATTTGCCGTACAGGCAGGACTTGGTTGGAATTTTTTCTAATATTAAGGTTTAA
- the LOC108450931 gene encoding phosphoglucan phosphatase LSF1, chloroplastic: MMSFPLQLVSCRAAHYFHSRDSSFINGVFIKTTTTRKKKQLKVLAMSSDNSMLKMNLNEYMVTLQKPLGIRFGLSLDGRIFVHALKRGSNAEKSRIIMVGDTLKKTSDSSGGSFTEIKNFGDAQEMLTEETGSFSLVLERPFSPFPIHELHQLSDLDILFNRGRMPVATWNKVLLASTLQTTEGGGNSGFVVFSSKFLASPVLKFLNDQNGHVGSGLQKNILSSPVSQLVCIFSEKEPGDGEWAHGSFPLEEYIKALERSKGELYYNHSLGMRYSKITEQIYVGSCIQTDADVKTLSDAGITAVLNFQCGVEAENWGINSKSINESCQRLNILMINYPIKDGDSFDLRKRLPFSVGLLLRLLKKNHRVFVTCTTGFDRSPACVIAYLHWMTDTPLHAAHNFVTGLHTCKPDRPAIAWATWDLIAMVESGRHDGPATHALTFVWNGHNEGEDVCLVGDFTGNWKEPIKATHKGGARYEVEIRLPQGKYYYKYIINGNWRHSTSSPTERDERGNINNVIMIGDTASVRPTIQPQQKDANLIKVIERPLTENERFMLAKAARCIAFSVCPIRLVPK, encoded by the exons ATGATGTCGTTTCCCCTGCAACTCGTCAGTTGCAGAGCAGCTCACTATTTTCACAGCAGGGATTCGAGCTTCATTAATGGAGTTTTTATTAAAACGACGACCACGAGGAAGAAGAAGCAGCTCAAGGTTTTAGCAATGTCGAGTGATAATTCAATGTTGAAGATGAACTTGAATGAGTATATGGTTACTTTACAGAAACCTTTGGGTATTCGTTTCGGTTTATCACTGGATGGAAGAATCTTTGTTCATGCTCTCAAACGCGGA AGTAATGCGGAGAAATCGAGAATAATAATGGTAGGGGATACGTTGAAGAAGACAAGCGATTCGTCTGGTGGAAGCTTTACTGAGATCAAGAACTTCGGCGATGCTCA GGAGATGCTGACAGAGGAAACAGGATCTTTTAGCCTTGTCCTTGAGAGACCCTTCTCACCTTTTCCGATTCATGAATTGCATCAATTGAGTGATCTTGACATTTTGTTTAATAGAGGTCGTATGCCAGTTGCCACTTGGAACAAAGTTTTATTGGCATCTACTTTACAAACAACTGAGGGTGGGGGAAATTCTGGTTTTGTAGTATTTTCCTCAAAGTTTCTAGCATCACCAGTTTTAAAGTTCTTGAATGATCAAAATGGACATGTTGGTTCCGGATTGCAGAAGAACATTCTTTCTTCGCCAGTTAGTCAACTTGTTTGTATTTTTTCTGAGAAAGAGCCTGGAGATGGAGAATGGGCTCATGGAAGCTTCCCTCTGGAGGAATATATTAAGGCACTCGAACGTTCCAAAGGCGAGCTTTACTATAACCACTCTCTTGGAATGCGTTACAGCAAG ATTACAGAGCAGATTTATGTGGGGTCATGTATACAGACAGATGCTGATGTCAAAACTCTGTCTGATGCG GGAATCACAGCTGTATTAAATTTTCAGTGCGGGGTTGAAGCAGAAAACTGGGGAATCAATTCCAAGTCAATCAATGAGTCGTGCCAAAGATTGAATATCCTAATGATCAATTATCCTATAAA GGATGGAGATTCCTTTGATCTGAGGAAGAGATTACCGTTCTCTGTTGGGCTTTTATTACGCTTGTTGAAAAAGAACCACCGCGTCTTTGTTACTTGCACCACTGGTTTTGACCGATCCCCGGCTTGTGTGATTGCATATCTTCACTGGATGACTGATACTCCACTTCATGCAGCTCATAATTTTGTCACTGGACTGCATACATGCAAGCCGGACAG GCCTGCAATAGCTTGGGCAACATGGGATCTAATAGCTATGGTAGAAAGTGGTAGACATGATGGACCTGCAACACATGCTTTGACCTTTGTTTGGAATGGCCATAACGAG GGGGAGGATGTCTGCCTAGTTGGAGATTTTACAGGAAACTGGAAAGAACCAATAAAGGCAACCCATAAAGGTGGAGCTAGATATGAAGTTGAAATCAGACTTCCCCAAGGAAA ATATTACTACAAGTATATTATTAACGGGAACTGGCGGCATTCAACGTCTTCACCAACAGAAAGGGATGAAAGAGGGAACATTAACAATGTGATTATGATTGGTGACACTGCAAGTGTGAGGCCCACAATTCAACCACAACAGAAG GATGCCAATCTTATAAAGGTGATAGAGAGGCCCTTGACAGAGAATGAAAGATTCATGCTGGCCAAGGCAGCTCGTTGCATTGCATTCTCTGTCTGTCCAATCAGACTAGTCCCCAAGTAG